GCTTTTGCTATACACACATTATTTTCACAAACTGCTGGGGTAAAAAGTGTTTTCTCAAAATGAATTTATTCTTGCACCAGTCTTTGCATATTCGTCACCTCGTGCACAGACTATTTCACCCACGGTCCGACTGCCTCAGGTTCGAGCAAACGTCACATGTAATAAACCGAGTACACGCGAGTCGGCGCGCTCAGAGACCAGTAATTGTATTGCGCATGACCACGCGCTTCATCTGAGCGCTCTCCATCCACTTCATATAGTCGAACACGTCAAAGCACTACAGTGCCTAATTTACAACTGTACAAAGATATTTATGTGTAAGTGACACAGAATCCAGTTTTGGTAAACTCGAAGATGTGAAATGAATCAATACCACTTCAGCACACTGGACAGCGCTCCACGGCAAAATGGAAACCAGTAATGATGACCCACCCAGGACCAGTTTGAAGCTCAGTCGACAAATCAGCCAACATTGACTTTGGACAGAGACATGAACTTTTTGGAAACATTGCTGGAGTTCCTCATGGTCGTAATTGTCGTAGTTTCGCTCGTGGCGAACTGTCTTGTGTTGCTATGCTTCACCTGCAGCGCGGAGGTCCGTGCACAAGTGCCGGGGGTCTTCATCATAAACCTTTCTTTCTGCAACATCCTCATCGCCGTCCTCAACATGCCCTCCACTTTCCTCGGGGTCGTAAAGCGTCAAAAACCTTTCGGCGACTGCTTTTGTTATACGGTGAGCTTTATGGATACTTTTCTGACCACGAACACAATGCTGAGCATGGCAGCTCTCAGTATAGACCGTTGGATAGCGGTGGTCTTTCCTTTAACTTACTCCAGCAAACTGAGACATAAAGATGCCATACTTATGGTGAGCTATGCTTGGCtgcactctctcgctttctcgcTCACTGCTCTTCTGCTGTCGTGGGTCGACTATAACCCCGTTTACGCTTCATGCATCGTGCACCTTGCAGAGGAAGGTGTCCGAGGTCCGTTCATGGTGTTCACTTTGGTGTTTCACTCAGCCACCTTTGCACTGTCGCTTTTCATCCTGTGCTTCACTTATCTgaaagtgctactagttgcgcgcTTCCATTGCAGGAGGATAGACGTTATAACGGTGCAGACGCTCTTGCTACTTGTCGACATTCACCCAAGGTACGAGTCTGTaggtttaaaacattaaatgcaCGACGGTTATGTGTATTCATTAATATTCTTTGAAACCTCTAGTGTGAAACAACGGTGTTTACACGAGCAGAAGAAAAGGAGACGGAGAGCCACCAAGAAAATCTGCATATTTATCGGGTCATTCGTCCTATGCTTCGCCCCCTATGTCATTACACGGtattacaatattaatatactTTATAATAGACTTCTCTGTCGAAAAGCTTTTTCGTTGTACCCTTATGCTGTATAATCAGTGAAAGTTTATGAAATTATCTCTCTTTTATTGTGTAACAAACGTCACACTGAATGCCAGTGATGTATGTAACAGCTATAAAACAGTTACTATTGAATAAATGGTCATATAAATGTAGCCGTATGTATTAACACTTGATGTTGCATATCTACAACTgtgtattttaaagggatacttcacccaaaaatgaaaaatttgtcatttactcaccttcgagttgttccaaatctgtataaatttcttttttctgatgaacacagagacagatatttggaagaatgcttataaccagacagattttgccccccattgactaggaaaaaatacaatggtagtcaaaagtgccccagaactgtttgctgtcctacattcttcaatatcttcttttgtgttcaacagaacaaaaaatgattattaaagtattttttcctactatagtagtcaatgggggcaaaatatgtctggttataagcattcttccaaatatctttctctgtgttcatcagtacaaagaaatttatatagatttgtaacaactcgaagatgagtaaatgatgacagcattttcatttttggatgaagtatccctttaatatcaaaAGACAATTATACAATGCTTTCATCCATGTATTAAGTATTatgtaatataacaattaaatCAACCTCTGTATCAATGTCACTGCACAGTGGTACTAGAGAGACAAGATGCTAACTTATTGTAATTAGTTTCCAATATGGTCATAAAGTAGCCTAATTGCTGTTCTTATTCTTTTCCAATAGACTGACTGAGCTTGTTTTCACCGTAAAGATCAACCATTACTGGGGAATCACGAGCAAGTGCCTGATGTACAGCAAAGCTGCCTCTGACCCTTTTGTCTACTCCCTGTTACGGCAACAGTATAAGAAGGCTCTCATTGGTGTGTGTAATAGAATTTTGGGACGGAACTCATACACGCTGTCTGGTCAGAGCTGCCCATCAGACAGTGAATTGTACACCTGGAGGGTAAAGGATGAATGCTGTGGTTAAAGGCAACTGACATTTTGGGAAATATGCACTCGGTTAAACTTAATGGCTAAAAGCCAGATTAAATTGCCCAAGAGGTGGAATAGTGTTGAAATGAAAATGAGGTAATAatgtataatattattatatcttTTTGAGGCCACAGGCCTATGAAAGATAATTAATTCACCCAACATGAATAATTCCAGCACATTTCTGCACATACCACTATTACAACCGtagtagtgtttttaaaataaatacaatatggGAACATTTATAGGTGCATTAGTGATTGCAGTCGTTGGGTATAAATCATATAGAATTTTTTTCGACTTAAATGCGTTAAAGGGGTCCAAATACTCCTAAATCCAAACACGGTTTTCATTATTGTTGAATGGGGTCCTTCCCACTTGATGTCTTTGTACAGTTGTACAAAGTCTCTATTGTGGTTTctacaatgtttttgttgtcacaGCCGGCTTAAAAGACAATCATTGATTTCATTGAAATCATTGAACAATGATTTTATTCATAACATGGATTTTTGCACACTCATCTGTTGTAAATGCTTCACTGTGATACTATAATGTAAGTCAGTGATAAatgaaaagtatttagtaaGCTAGTAAAGTGAAGTGTGggatgtttaaatatttgtataaaatgtcaTGGTCCAGATGCATTACACAACCTGCTCCTTTAAGTCCTGTACAACACATTCAGGActacgaaaatttaccatggttttactacagtttaaaccaaaaaaacatggttactgtagtaaaacaagggttatcacaaaataaccatggttttgaaaaccacgttttttgttaaaaccatagtaaacgatggttactgtagtaataccatggttttgccctaaaTAATCAATGCACCAAGGGAGTAAAAAGTGATTCAGATGGTCAGACTTCTTGTGTCATTTATAACACTCAACTGTGTTCGAATTTTCAAAAATTAATATTTCATCTGTTAGCATACAAGTTCCTTGTAGGTTTTGCTTCGTTTTTAAATGCGTAGCTTTTTAGCCTGCAAGTGTACACATGCGTAAAGTGAAGTTTACAGTACCTTTACGCATgttaagttcatgaaaatgACAAGGCGAAATCAAATAAGTACATGAATTAAGTTCTCGAAAAGTCTATGCTACAAAAGAGTAAATGACAGTCTTTCTGAAATGACTGTAATTACAATGCGACAAAGCAGAAGAGCGGCCGCCTACTGCGCGAGAGTTTCTGCTGTAATTTGATCATTTGGCTGGTGCTCAGGGTAAGTTAGGCTCTCCCCTAAGCGATGGGGGTTGCTTGACTTTCGGAAAATGCTTTGTACGTCGTATAGCGACTGCCACATCATTCCGTTTATAGACAACAAAATGCTCAcgttttttatgattttaagcGCTCTAGCGACATGCTTAAGCCTCCCACGACGATGTGCACCGGAGGAAGAAGAACTAGGTAATGGATACTTTTACTGCATGAGTTTCGCACAGACTTTATTAGAGCTAAAATCTGAAAACGTTTAATGGGCTCTATGCTATATTTCTCCTAAATTAAGAACAAGATTGACAATCTTCATATAATTTTTAACTCTATACAAGATATATTTCGTAAACTGTAGTTTCTGCTGTTTGCGTTGGAAACAAATTGCCTGGAGATATGTCAGACACGCTTGTTTAAGTTTATTTCTTTCACAAACTTAAAAAAAGGCATGCTCTGATGTTTTGTACAATTTGCCTGTACGATTTTCTTTACAAAAAGGAAATTATAAtaaatcattcatttaaaatatggaTTCAATGTATTGTGAAATAGCCTATGATAAAAATAAAGTGCGCAATGCTGAAATTTAGGCAAAATGTGGTTACCTTGGAGAACCAAGTATAACTATAatcataaatgtaagtaaaagtTTTTTTGTGCTCTTGCAAATATGCACGCCACAGTTATTGTAAACAAAGTATACGATAGCTTAAAATTGTCTTGCAATATTCGTGCAGAAAGATTCTTTTCACTGCGTACTCTACTGCCACCTAGCGTCCAATGACCAGCCTGCTTTACGACGACTTCGCCAGCGGTAACATCCTCTGTGAATCATTGTTTTTCAGGAAGATGCAGAACATCTGCGGAAGACAGACGTAAGAATGACTTTTTTACCCCAATGTGCATGCCGAGTCAAGTTTTGATGCCATATTCTATGTAATAATTACCATATCGCGTTGCTTGTTTTTCCTAACTTCAAAAGTGCACGCGTTCTTTTCATCCTTAGCCTCTAGAAAGTACTTCAAATACCAAACGTCATTGCATGATGGTACTTGTTAGAGAAAGAGGCAGATAAAGTCATGATATATGTCAAAAGCCTCAGCGTGATTTAGTGTCAAGGATTAGTGACTTAGATAGGAGATTTAAAGGGGCTATCCACGATTCCTTATCCATCCGTaaactttaaaacatttgaaatatatgacTCATGAGGTCCTTCTGTAAAATGTTTAACCTTAAAAACATTTCGCtgcagattatattttattttacatatagcTGTCTGTTACACagagcacatttaaaaaaggtTGCGGTCTAGGTGCTAACTCATCTACAGTAAACACTACCAATTCTTAAAggcccagtgtatgaaatttagtgcatctagtggtgaggttgcgaattgcaaccaatcgcttactccaccccttcctttcggAGCACTACAGAGCCtggcacaggacaaagatgtcatcacgttttcgcttctttgccgaaggagataacgtatttatgaaacacgctctgtagagcagtttgtccgtttagggctactgtggaaacaacatggtgaattccatgcaagggaatccacggtgtatgtagataaaaacagctgattttaaggtaataaaaacataatgcttcattatataaggtctttatacacctccaaagacatagttatgcatataaTTTTGCAattatgtcaatagatcctccaaaaaaattacacattggacctttaaacaaaCCCCAGTGATCATAAATCAAATCCATTCTCTCCCATCCCTAGCGCAGTGTATAGAGATGGTGCTTGGCTACTGTCAGGATGTGCCGTACAGCTACACCACATTCCCCAACATTGTGGGCCACCGGTCACGGCAGGACTTAGAGATGGGTGCAGAGTACCTGCTCCTGAGTGTGATCCAAGGCCTGCTGAATGGCGAGTGTTCTCCGGATATCCGTCTCTTGGGTTGCTCGGTGCTGGCCCCCCGTTGCGAAGATGGCAGGGTTATAAAGCCGTGCCGCAGCTCGTGTGAGATTGTGAAAAAGAGCTGCGTTCATGCCTTTGAAGCCATTCAAATGGCATGGCCGTACTTTCTGGACTGTGACCGATTCTTTGTTGGTGATGAGGAGGGTTGTTATGACCCATTGTCAGATCTAAAAGGTATGATTGAATAGTTCAAGTGTAAATAGATAATGTTATTAAATCGTAATGTTACAGTAAAATGTATAATGCTTTCACATAATTGTATCTTCTTCACTCCCGTCAGCAAAGCAAGAAGTGGCCTTTTCCAACATATCTGATGGTGGACTTTCCACTATCCTCCAGTTCACTTACCATTCTAACGCTCAGATGTTCAGCATCTTGAAGAAGACGGCAGCTAAATGCTCCCATATCTCACGGGCATACAGCATCGGACGCAGTGTGGAAGGCAAAGACTTGCTGGTTTTTGAATTCGCTACTAACCCTGGACAACATGACCTATGTGAGTAtttcatatattaaaatatctttacTGGCAGATGCTTTGGTTAAATAACTTTTTCTATCTTATCTCTTCAATGCCCTTTAGTGAAGCCAGAGATAAAGTTAATTGGAAACATGCACGGGAATGAGGTGCTGGGAAGACAGTTGCTGATATACCTGGCTCAGTACATGTGCTCTGAGTACCTGCTGGGCAATGAGAGGATTCAGGCCATCATCAACACCACACGTGTCCATATCCTGCCCTCCATGAACCCCGACGGCTATGAGATCGCCGCTTCTGAGGTAGCCGATAGGAACGACCCTGAAAACATCTACCAGGAAGTAAATATGCCGTTGTCCGTGTCTGAGACcagtctgtctgcctgtctgtttg
This sequence is a window from Triplophysa rosa linkage group LG4, Trosa_1v2, whole genome shotgun sequence. Protein-coding genes within it:
- the gpr78a gene encoding G-protein coupled receptor 26; this encodes MNFLETLLEFLMVVIVVVSLVANCLVLLCFTCSAEVRAQVPGVFIINLSFCNILIAVLNMPSTFLGVVKRQKPFGDCFCYTVSFMDTFLTTNTMLSMAALSIDRWIAVVFPLTYSSKLRHKDAILMVSYAWLHSLAFSLTALLLSWVDYNPVYASCIVHLAEEGVRGPFMVFTLVFHSATFALSLFILCFTYLKVLLVARFHCRRIDVITVQTLLLLVDIHPSVKQRCLHEQKKRRRRATKKICIFIGSFVLCFAPYVITRLTELVFTVKINHYWGITSKCLMYSKAASDPFVYSLLRQQYKKALIGVCNRILGRNSYTLSGQSCPSDSELYTWRVKDECCG